One genomic segment of Bacteroides caccae includes these proteins:
- a CDS encoding DUF1351 domain-containing protein, giving the protein MNTQLAIQERDLELVVSEKTLGSLTTNAKQIRDIVMANLPKYDISNYTDDNIDQAKRDKASLNKAAKDLNSKRLEIEKEFMKPFGEFKEVVNETVKLIGECSAKIDTVVKQNEQQYKDRKKSTIKTYFDGMNANLVDFNKVFKSEWLNKSASMKSVCSDIDAIFAKVENELSTLKGFGEDYDVLRTYYMDTLNITSTIQYANRLKEQRERAKVAEEAKIKAEQEKQQAEEARKAVEVEQVKSRPINPFAIANQKADEQVPFSQSISQQPELLTRAFKVTTTRENIIALGDFMNAKGIDFDKIELA; this is encoded by the coding sequence CTGGTTGTAAGTGAAAAGACGTTAGGTAGTCTTACTACCAACGCAAAGCAAATCCGAGATATTGTAATGGCGAATTTGCCAAAGTATGATATATCCAATTATACGGATGACAATATCGATCAGGCAAAGAGAGATAAAGCCTCTCTCAACAAAGCTGCTAAAGATCTTAACTCCAAACGTCTTGAAATAGAGAAGGAGTTTATGAAACCTTTTGGAGAATTCAAGGAGGTAGTAAACGAAACGGTAAAGCTCATAGGTGAATGTTCTGCCAAGATTGACACAGTGGTCAAACAAAACGAGCAGCAATACAAGGACAGGAAGAAATCTACTATCAAGACTTACTTTGATGGAATGAACGCAAACCTTGTAGACTTCAACAAGGTATTTAAATCAGAGTGGCTCAACAAATCCGCGAGCATGAAGTCTGTTTGTTCGGATATTGATGCCATATTTGCTAAGGTTGAAAACGAGCTATCTACGCTGAAAGGTTTTGGTGAAGACTATGATGTTCTCCGCACTTATTATATGGACACGCTTAATATCACTTCTACTATTCAATACGCAAACCGCCTGAAAGAACAACGCGAACGAGCTAAGGTAGCAGAAGAAGCTAAGATTAAAGCGGAACAAGAAAAGCAACAAGCGGAAGAAGCTCGTAAAGCTGTTGAAGTAGAGCAAGTCAAATCACGTCCGATCAATCCATTTGCAATAGCAAATCAAAAAGCTGACGAACAAGTACCTTTTAGTCAATCCATATCGCAACAACCTGAATTATTAACGAGAGCATTCAAGGTTACCACTACTCGTGAAAACATCATTGCTCTTGGTGATTTTATGAATGCAAAAGGTATTGATTTTGACAAAATAGAATTAGCATGA
- a CDS encoding HEAT repeat domain-containing protein — protein sequence MEKNEILNSHWAVRRSAAGNPNTPADTLVELSKDSDCDVRRNAAGNPNTPADTLVELSKDSDCDVRRNAAGNPNTPADTLVELSKDSDCDVRRNAAGNPNTPADTLVELSKDSHCDVRSSAAGNPNTPADTLVELSKDSHWAVRRSAAGNPNTPADTLVELSKDSDWAVRSSAAGNPNTPADTLVELSKDSDWAVRSSAAGNPNTPADTLVELSKDSDWAVRSSAAGNPNTPGYTSSNEEFIITETYVAIKGTNHLWYKHNYPNVAPFYTCGCFCGSRDKLISRIYSIDNLSADPAVRMRILDALDRKFKEVFGR from the coding sequence ATGGAAAAGAATGAAATTTTAAATAGCCACTGGGCTGTCCGCAGAAGTGCCGCGGGTAATCCCAACACTCCGGCTGACACCCTTGTCGAGTTGTCGAAAGATAGCGACTGTGATGTCCGCAGAAATGCCGCGGGTAATCCCAACACTCCGGCTGACACCCTTGTCGAGTTGTCGAAAGATAGCGACTGTGATGTCCGCAGAAATGCCGCGGGTAATCCCAACACTCCGGCTGACACCCTTGTCGAGTTGTCGAAAGATAGCGACTGTGATGTCCGCAGAAATGCCGCGGGTAATCCCAACACTCCGGCTGACACCCTTGTCGAGTTGTCGAAAGATAGCCACTGTGATGTCCGCAGTAGTGCCGCGGGTAATCCCAACACTCCGGCTGACACCCTTGTCGAGTTGTCGAAAGATAGCCACTGGGCTGTCCGCAGAAGTGCCGCGGGTAATCCCAACACTCCGGCTGACACCCTTGTCGAGTTGTCGAAAGATAGCGACTGGGCTGTCCGCAGTAGTGCCGCGGGTAATCCCAACACTCCGGCTGACACCCTTGTCGAGTTGTCGAAAGATAGCGACTGGGCTGTCCGCAGTAGTGCCGCGGGTAATCCCAACACTCCGGCTGACACCCTTGTCGAGTTGTCGAAAGATAGCGACTGGGCTGTCCGCAGTAGTGCCGCGGGTAATCCCAACACTCCGGGGTATACATCATCCAATGAGGAGTTTATAATCACAGAGACCTATGTGGCTATCAAGGGTACAAATCACTTATGGTACAAACATAATTATCCCAATGTTGCTCCGTTTTATACATGTGGTTGTTTCTGTGGTTCTCGTGATAAATTGATTTCAAGGATTTACTCAATTGATAATCTTTCCGCTGATCCTGCTGTGAGGATGCGAATATTGGATGCTTTAGATCGTAAGTTTAAAGAAGTGTTTGGGAGATAA
- a CDS encoding DUF4494 domain-containing protein: MHTWFECKIRYEKVMENGMQKKITEPYLVDALSFTEAEARIIEEMTPFITGEFTVSDIKRANYSELFPSEEESADRWFKCKLVFITLDEKSGAEKKTSTQVLVQAADLRDAVKKLDEGMKGTMADYQIGMVAETPIVDVFPFEAKEGSNITEDKEVVRFIDKFPEGQCTETTVGGKPVIVDKTGGKTKVIPNNKSDTNGDD, translated from the coding sequence ATGCACACATGGTTTGAATGTAAAATCCGTTACGAGAAAGTAATGGAAAACGGAATGCAGAAAAAAATAACAGAACCTTATCTGGTAGATGCACTCAGCTTTACAGAAGCAGAAGCACGTATTATCGAGGAGATGACTCCATTTATAACAGGAGAATTTACAGTATCAGACATTAAACGTGCCAATTACAGCGAGCTATTTCCCAGTGAAGAGGAATCAGCAGACCGTTGGTTTAAATGCAAATTAGTATTTATCACCCTCGATGAAAAAAGCGGTGCTGAGAAAAAGACTTCCACTCAAGTATTGGTACAAGCTGCCGACTTGCGTGATGCTGTGAAAAAGCTGGATGAGGGCATGAAAGGAACCATGGCAGATTATCAGATCGGCATGGTAGCTGAAACCCCTATTGTAGACGTATTCCCTTTTGAAGCCAAAGAGGGAAGTAATATAACAGAAGATAAAGAAGTAGTTCGCTTTATTGATAAGTTCCCTGAAGGGCAATGTACCGAAACTACAGTAGGTGGCAAACCGGTTATCGTTGATAAAACTGGAGGTAAAACAAAAGTAATCCCTAACAATAAATCAGATACAAATGGAGATGATTAA
- a CDS encoding VRR-NUC domain-containing protein yields the protein MTYEEMKAKYCGTNIRRKPKDEEHKIQVSMVNWFRLQYPSMRHNLFSVPNGGRRDAVTGAKLKAEGVLPGVSDLILLKSNRFYGALLIETKTKKGVQRESQKEWEAKITADGYKYVVCRSLDDFIKVVTDYLNNM from the coding sequence ATGACATACGAAGAAATGAAAGCTAAATATTGTGGAACCAATATTCGCAGAAAGCCCAAAGATGAAGAGCATAAGATACAAGTTTCGATGGTCAATTGGTTCCGACTACAATATCCATCCATGCGCCATAATCTTTTCTCCGTTCCAAATGGTGGAAGAAGAGACGCTGTTACTGGAGCAAAGTTAAAAGCCGAAGGAGTGCTTCCAGGAGTGTCTGACCTAATACTCTTGAAAAGCAACCGGTTTTATGGAGCACTGCTAATCGAAACCAAGACTAAAAAGGGAGTTCAGCGTGAATCTCAAAAAGAATGGGAAGCTAAGATAACTGCTGACGGCTATAAATATGTTGTCTGTCGTTCTCTTGACGATTTCATTAAAGTGGTAACTGATTATTTGAATAACATGTAG